A window of Oncorhynchus tshawytscha isolate Ot180627B linkage group LG10, Otsh_v2.0, whole genome shotgun sequence contains these coding sequences:
- the LOC112259790 gene encoding mucin-5AC-like has protein sequence MELGVFLIIIFSVIGSLCSVTSTTTDPNVTTTTEAPTTATTDPSTTTTAAPTTTTTDPSTTTTAAPTTTTTDPSTTTTVAPTPTTTLPALTTTTTAPTTTTAAPGTTTNAAPSTTTTAAPSTTTTAAPSTTPTAAPSTTTTAAPTTTTSAAPTTTTTAAPSTTAAPSTTTTAAPTTTTTAAPSTTTTAAPSTTTTTAPSITTTTAPSTTTSAAPTTTTTADPTTTTTAAPTMTTFAAPSTTTTAYDNNCSS, from the exons TAATAGGCAGCCTGTGCTCTGTAACAAGCACAACCACAGATCCTAATGTGACAACCACAACTGAGGCTCCTACTACAGCAACCACAGATCCTTCTACAactacaactgcagctcctactacaacaaccacaGATCCTTCTACAactacaactgcagctcctactacaacaaccacaGATCCTTCTACAaccacaactgtagctcctactcCAACAACCACACTTCCTGCTTTGACaactacaaccacagctcctactacaacaactgcagctcctggtACAACAACAAatgcagctcctagtacaacaacaactgcagctcctagtacaacaacaactgcagctcctagtacaacaccaactgcagctcctagtacaacaaccactgcagcacctactacgacaacatctgcagctcctactacgacaacaactgcagctccaagtacgactgcagctcctagtacaacaacaactgcagctcctactacgacaacaactgcagctcctagtacaacaacaactgcagctcctagtacaacaaccacCACAGCTCCTAGTATAACAACCACCacagctcctagtacaacaaccagtgcagctcctactacgacaacaactgcagatcctactacgacaacaactgcagctcctactatgACAACATttgcagctcctagtacaacaaccactgca tacgacaacaactgcagctcctag